A stretch of DNA from Catenulispora acidiphila DSM 44928:
CAGAAGCCGCTGTGGACCATGGTGACGACCACGTCCGTCACCTCCCAGCCGTCGAGTCCCTGTTCCAGCGAGCGCAGCACGGTCTCCTCGGTCGCGCGGTGGTAGACCGGCGGCAGCGCGCCGAGCTCGGTCTCGTAGCGGAAGACCCGGCCGCTGGCCGCCGCACCGGGGGCGACGCGGAAGCCGAGGGTCGCGCGCAGCCGGGTGCTCGGGTCGTGGTTCATGTCCTCGCTGTACTCGCCGACGCCGCTCGGCCGTTCGGTGTAGACGGTCCGGCTCGGTGCGAAGAGTGCTTCGACGCCGTACTCCTCGGCGAGGGTCGCGGCGACGACCTCCTTCTGGACCTCGCCGTAGAGCAGGACCGAGCTCTCGCCGCCGGGCAGCGCGCGGGTGCGGATCAGCGGGTCCTGATCGGCCATCTCGACGAGGGCGGCGTGCAGCCGGGTGCGGTCGCCGTCCGCCGCGCGGACGACGGTTTCCAGACTCGGCGAGGCGAAGTCGGCGGCGGTCGCGGCGGTCGCGGCCGCTTCATCGTCCTCGGCGCCGGCGCCGGACCCGAACCGGTCGCCGACCCGGATCCCAGCCAGTCCCCTGACCTTCGCGATGTCGCCGGGCCGGGCCTCCGCCGCGCCGGGAACTCCGACGACGTCGAGCGCGGTGACGGTGCCGAACGCGGTGCGGTCCCGAGTGCGCAGCACGCCGTCGCGGAGGCGGACGTACGCGGTCTTCTCGCCGGCGCGTCCGCGCTCGATGGCGAAGACGGTTCCCCGCGTCTCGCCGTCCGCATCGCCTCCGGCGCGCGGAAGCAGGTCGCGGACACCGCCGACCAGCTCCGCGACGCCCACGCCGGTGATCGCCGAACCGAAGTAGACCGGATACGCGTTGCCCAGCGCGGTTTGGCGCGCCAGTGCCGCACGGAGTTCGGCTTCGCCGGGGACGCGGTCGTCGACCAGGGCGGCCAGGATGGCGTCGTCGTGGTCGGCGAGGCGCTCGGCGTCCGCGCCTGCGAACCCTGCGGTATACACGCGCGCCGCCTTCGTCCCGACGCCCTCGACGGCGGTGACGGCGGTGACGGCGACAGCGTCCGGAGTCAGCAAACGCCGCACGTCCGCAAGCAGTTCCTCATGCCGCGCACCAACGCGATCGACCTTGTTCACGAACAGGAGCGTCGGCACACGCAGCCGTCGCAGCGTCTTCATCAACCGCCGAGTATGCGCCTGCACACCCTCGACAGCCGAGAGCACCAGCACGGCGCCGTCCAGCACCCCCAGCGCACGCTCGACCTCCGCGACGAAGTCAGAGTGCCCAGGAGTGTCGATCAGATTGACCCGCAGATCACCGACCGCAAAGGCCGCGACCGCGGACTTGATGGTGATCCCCCGCCGCCGCTCGATCTCCCCCCGATCAGTCTGCGTGGTCCCGGCATCCACACTCCCCAACCGGCCGATCACCCCGGTCTCAAAGAGCAGCCGCTCAGTCAGGCTCGTCTTACCCGCGTCGACATGCGCGAGAATCCCGATGTTCACAGTGGGCACGATGAATTGCGTCCTCGAAAGCTCGATCCAAAGGGGAAACGAAGAATTCGAAGCGACGGCGCATGCCCTGCCCTCTCGCTAGAACGACGATGCCGCCGTGCAGACTCGCACGGCGGCACCGGTGGGGCAAACGATTATTCGACGCTCGCGGTGAACTGCAGACGGCGGAAAGTACCGGTCGCACCCTCGACGCTTATGTCGGGCGTGGCGTAACGGCTGGAGGTCTGCCAATCAGGCGTGCCATGGCCCGCGGCGTGGATGGCGGTCCGCACCGCCGCCAGCGCCCGCTCGATGCTCTCCGGCTCCGACGCACCGGATGCCTTGAGCTCGACCTCGACGATCATCTGGTCGGCGTCCATGGCGACTCCCGCATCGCTCAGCTCGGAGTTGCACTCTTCAAGCGCCAGAAGAGCCTCCATCACCTTCCCGGCGCTCTGGGCGAGTTCCTCAGCCGACTCGGGCCCGTCGACGCGGAACGAAATACCCAATTGCACCTCGATGCTCATGGCGTTCCTCCAACGGGGTTGACGTCTGCCCCTCCAACTGTAGGCATCGCGAGCACACAGGGTAGCCAATCGCGCACACTACTCACGGGTTACATAACGTGCGATGTCAAGGACTCCCGCTCCCGCCGAGGGCGTCATCCCCCGCCGGGAGCAGGCTTCCCTCGGAGCTACTTCTTCCCCTGGTTCTTGACCGCCTCGATCGAAGCCGCGGCGGCCTCCGGGTCCAGGTACTCCCCGCCGGTCTTGGTCGGGCGCAGGTCGGCGTCCAGGGTGTAGAGCAGGGGGATGCCGGTGGGGATGTTCAGGGCGGCGATGTCCGCGTCGGAGATGCCGTCGAGGTGCTTCACCAGGGCGCGGAGGGAGTTGCCGTGGGCGGCGACCAGGACGGTGTTGCCGGTGCGCAGGTCCGGGACGATCGCGTCGTACCAGTAGGGGAGCATGCGGTCGACGACGTCTTTCAGGCACTCGGTCTGCGGGCGCAGTTCCGTGGGCAGGCCGGCGTAGCGGGGGTCTTCGAACTGCGAGTACTGGTCGTCCTTGGCCAGGGGCGGCGGGGGGACGTCGTAGGACCGGCGCCAGAGCATGAACTGCTCCTCGCCGAACTCGGCCAGGGTCGCGGCCTTGTCCTTGCCCTGGAGGGCGCCGTAGTGCCGCTCGTTCAGGCGCCAGCTGCGGCGGACCGGGATCCAGTGGCGGTCGGCGGCTTCCAGCGACAGGTTCGCGGTGCGGATCGCGCGGCGGAGCACCGAGGTGTGGACCACGTCCGGGAGCAGGTCTTGCTCGCGCAGCAGTTCGCCGCCGCGCACGGCCTCGGCCTCGCCCTTGGCGTTGAGGTTGACGTCCACCCAGCCGGTGAACAGGTTCTTGGCGTTCCACTCGCTCTCGCCGTGGCGGAGCAGGATGAGGCGGTATTCGGCGGTCATGGCGCCAGCCTACTTCGGGGCTTCGGTACCGTTCTCGTCCCGGGTGCCGGGTGTCCGCTCGATGAGATGGCGGAACGCCGCGAGGTTCGCCAGCGACTCCCCGCGGGAGGTGCGCCACTCCCACTCGCGCCGGATCGCCGAGGCGAAGCCCAGCTCCAGCAGCTGGTCGAAGGAGGAGTCGGAGGCCGCGACCGCCTCGCCGAGGAGCTGGTCCACGGTCCCGGCGGTGATCAGGCCCAGCGGCAGGCGGCCCACCAGGTAGACGTCGCCCAGCTTGTCCAGGGCGAACGCCAGCGAGCCGAGCCGGGTGTTGCGCTCCAGCAGCCAGCGGTAGACGCCCTCGTGGTTCTCGTCGGGACGGCGCGCCACGAAGGCGTTGAGCGACAGCGTGTGGTCCCCGACCACGAGCGAGCACGTGGTCCACAGCTTGTGCTCGCCGGGAAGTTTCACGACGAACGTGCCCTCCTCGGGCCGCTCGTACTCGACTCCGGCGTCGGCCACCGCTTCCAGCACCGCCGTGCGCGCCGCGGCCTTGAGGCTTTCTCGATCACCACCCATGGGACCGACCCTATTGCCGCCGGGCCGGCCGGCGCATCGCCGCGCTACTGCCCGGCACACAACTCGCGGTAGCGAAGGGCGCGCAGATCCTCGATCGAGCGGCTGTAGACGTCGGCGGTCGCGGCGGCGGTCGCGGACCAGCCGAAGCGAGCCGCGTGCTCGACAGCGTTCTCGCCGAAGTCGGCCAGCCGGTGCGGCGCATCGAGCAGCCCAGCGACCGCGGTGGCGTAGTCGCCCGGGTCGTGACCGGCGACCAGCGTGCCGGAACGGCCGTCGGCCACCGCCGTGGCCAGTCCCCCGACCCGCGCGGCGACCACCGGCGTCCCACAAGCCTGCGCCTCTATGGCGACCAGCCCGAAGGACTCGCTGTAGGACGGCACGACCGCGATGTCCGCGGCCCGGTACCAATCCGCCAGCCGCGTCTGGTCCACCGGCTTCACGAACCGCACTACGTCCGCGATCCCGAGCCGCCGCGCCAGCCGGTGCAGGTGCGTGGGCTCGGCCAGCCCGGAACCGCTGGGCCCGCCGACCACGGCGACGACCAGCTTCTCGCGCCGCTCCGGCTCCCGCGCGATCAGCTCGGCGGCGGCGCGCAGCAGCACGTCCGGCGCCTTCAGCGGCTGGATCCGGCCGACGAACAGCAGGACCGCCGCGTCCGGCGGCAGCCCGACCGACTCGCGCGCCGCCCGCTTGTCCCCCGGACGGAAGCGGTCCAGGTCCACGCCGGGGTTCACGGTCGAGACCCGGCCCGGATCGGCGCCGTAGAGCCGCACCAGCTCCGAGGCCTCCTGGTCGGTGTTCGCGATCAGCCGGTCCGCGGCGTCGACCACCTGGTCCTCGCCGACCAGCCGGGCCGTCGGCTCGGGGTCGTCGCCGAGCGCCAGCGCGGCGTTCTTCACCTTGCCCAGGGTGTGCATGGAGTGGATCAGCGGGACGCCCCACCGCTCCTTGGCCAGCCAGCCCACCTGGCCGGAGAGCCAGTAGTGGGAGTGGATCAGGTCGTAGTAGCCGGGCTCGTGCATGGCCTCGGTGCGCAGCACGCCGGAGGTGAAGGCGCACAGCTGCCCCGGCAGGTCCTCCTTGGAAAGTCCTTCATAGGGACCGGCCGTGACGTGCCGCACCAGAACCCCCGGCGCCAGGTCCACGGCCGGGGGCAGCGCCCCGGTGGTGGCCCGCGTGAAGATCTCCACCTCGATACCCAGATCGGCCAGCCGCCGCGACAGCTCCACTATGTAGACGTTCATCCCCCCGGCGTCGCCGGTCCCCGGCTGGTGCAGCGGGGAGGTATGGACGGAAAGGAGCGCCACACGCCTGGGCAGCGATTCCACGGCGCTCTACCTCCTACATCGGGACAATCCGGGGGTGTCGTCGCAGGCCGCCCAACCGGTTCACACGCGCGTGATCCGGCTGTCGTGGCCGACAACGATGCAACGGCAGGACCTCGGCGGCGCATTCCCGTCCCGGGCCGCCGCCGCATATCGGTCCGATCATCCGATGACTCTACGTGCCTTCGGGCGGTGCCCCGCGCCGCCGACTGACCAGTGAGACGCCCTGTGAGGAGAAACACTGCGAGCGGAAGTCCCCCCAAAGAAGTCCCGACAAAAAGGACCCGGCCCCGCACACCGATCACGCGGGGACGCGAACGGAACGGGGCCGGGCAGGCGCGCGGGTCTGCACTCGCACACCGCCGAGGGTCGGGCTCCCTCGGAGGGCTCTCAGCGTGGCATGTCCGATGTCAAAACCACATAAGTAAAGTCACTATGCTGCGTAGTAGATAACCGGTGGGTAGTCCTCCACCCCAGGTCAGATGGCCTTCCATCCACGCACTGGACAGGGGTTACGGGTATCGGCGTCCTTATATGAGCCTCAGGACGCGTGGTGGTTTTTACCGTCGCGGGAGGGACGCGGTCTCAGACGGTCGCCGTACGGCTACAGCGCAAAGGACGCCGCGACGAGGTCCCGCACACTCCGCCGGCAGTCGGCGTCGCCGAGCATCGCCGAATCCGGATCACCGTGCCGGTGCATCGCGAACCACGCGATCGTCTCGACGATGAAGCGCGCCGCGACCGGCACGTCCGGCACCGGACGCAGCACCCCGGCGTCGATACGGGCCCTGAGATACCCGCCGAGCGCCTCCAGCAGCCCGCGCCGGGTCTGGACGTAGTACCAAGCCGCCAACTCGGGGAGGTCTTCGGCGCAGCGGGCGAAGAGCTTCAGCGGGACGCTGTTGTCCTCGATGAAGCCGTAGAGGCCGTCGACGACCTGGGCGAGTTCGTCGCGCGCCGGTCCCGCCGACTCCGCCGGCGCCTTGGCGAGCAACGCGTCGACGCCGCCGAGACCGCCGCGCGCGGCCGTCCACGTCTTCACCGCCTCGACGATGCGCTCCATCGGCGGCGCCACCACCGGAGTCGCCAACTCCGCGGCGGCCTCCGGATCCAGGACCCGCAGCAATGCCAGATAAAGCAGGGCCTGCTTGCTATCGGCATAGGTATAGACGGCGCCGTGGCTCAGGCCGAGTTCGCCCGCCACATCGGAGATGCCCGCCGAGCGGAAGCCCTTGGTGATGAAGACTCGCACGGCCGCGTCTGCCACTTCGGCCAGCGGCCGTGCCGGGAGCCTTCCTCGCATGGCTCGAACCTATGGTGACTGACTTGATCGGTCAATCAAGGGCGGGAGCGACGGGAGCGATCAGCGCCCCGAGCCCTTCCGCAATCCGTCGATGAAGGCGGAGCCGTTCGGCGTGCCCAGACCGGTGATCGTGTCGTAGCCCTTCGCCAGGACCTGCTGCCCGGCGCCGGGCGTCGTCGTGCCGAAGACGTCCAGGCTGGGACCGGAGCCGTCGGCGGCCGGGGTGAAGGCGGCGCGGTCCTGCTGGGGTGCGGAGGCGCTGACCGGCAGGACGTCGTGCAGCGCCGGGGTGCCCGCCAGCCGGTACAGCAGGGGGTTGATGAAGCCGAACGCGGAGCCCTGACCCTGCTCGGCGTCCGCGACCAGGGCGGCGACCAGCGGGCACGCCAGGCTGGTGCCGGCGTTCGGGAGGGTCTGGTACGGCCCGGGCTCGGCGTCGGTCCCGGTCTGGATGAAGCCGATCAGCATGCCGGTGTCCGGGTCGCCGTCGGCGGCGATGTCGGGCACCGCGCGGTTGTCAACGGTCTTGCCGCCGACCTGCACCTGCGCCATGGACGACGGGACGACGCCCTTCTGATAGCGCGGCTGCCCGAAGTCCAGGCTGGTACCGCCGCCGCCCCCGCCAACGCCTTCGGAATCCCACTTCCCGCCGTCCAGCGTGGCGCTGTCGTCGGACCAGCCGGTCTCGAAGACCCGCTCGCCCTTCGCGCCGACGCCCAGCGTCGTGCCGCCGACCACGGTCGCGTACCGGTCCGAGCCGGTCATGGTCAGCCCCGGCGTGTCGCCGGAGACGAAGTACATGCCGACGCCCTCGGCCGCAGCGCGCAGGTCGATGGCGTGCATGACCGGAGCGGGCTCCATGCCCAGCGAGATCTGCCAGGAGTTGGACACGATGGTCGCGCTGGGGCGAGCGCCCTCGCCGAGCAGCACCGAGAGCGTGGCGTCGATGAGCGACTGGTCCTCGTCGCCGCAGGCGCCGTCGGCGACGACCATCAGCTGGTTCGCGTCGGGCGCCAGGGCGTAGACGGCTTCGGAGTCCATCTCGGCTTCGTCGTCCACGGGAGGGCCGGAGGGCGCGACGTCGGCGGAGGTGTGCCGGGTGGAAGACGCGGGGGTGGCGCCACACTCGCTCCCGCTCTCGATCTTGCGGAACTGGTCGCTCCGCGGCGCCGGCAGGTGATTGGCCTTCGCGTAGTCGGTGAGGGTCGTGAACATCGCCGTCGGAGACGCGTTCTCGGTGAGCGCGACGGTGACACCCTTACCGGTGTTCGCGGAGGTCGCACCGTACGCGGCACGCATCTGCGCGGCGGAGTAGCCGCAGATCGGCAACGAGCCCTTGGTCAGTCCCTTGTAGGCGGGCTGGAAGCTCTGGACGTGCTGACCCCAGAACTGCGCACAGGTCGGCGCGGCGATCGCGGGAGTCGCCGACGCCGCCGCGTCACTGCCACTGCCACCGAGCCCGGTCACGCCGAGCACATCAGCCGCGAGGGAGGACGGCACCGTCAGCTTCGTCACCGCGCCGGTCGCCGACAGATAGTCGTGACCGCTGCTGAGGCGCACCTGCTTCAGACCCTGCTGCGTCAGCCAGTCCGTGACCGCCTTAATACGCGCCGCCGAGGGACCGAACCGCGCGGTATAAGCATTCGGACTCAGATAGTGGCGATACCCCGCCCCACCCGGCGTCGACACCGCATCGGCGAACGCCGTGGCGCCCGCCAGATCAGGCGTCAGCCACACCTGCACAGTCACGCTCTGCGCCTGCGCAGGCGCCGGCGCACTGCCTGCCATCAGCGCGCCACCGCTGACCAGCGCGACAGCGACCCACCGTCGAGAAGCACCCTTGATCCCGTTTTCAGAACTCACAGTCCGTACGACGCGGCACCGACCGCCCAGGTTGATCGCCATCACCCAGAAGGCTCAACCACGCCCCGAGTTCGCGCCCTGCCACGCAGTGCCGCGCATCACATCAGCTAGCATCCGCTTGCAATTGCAAGCACTCGCATGCCACGCTGAACGCATGCCCCCCAACCCTCTGGGAGCCCTTCCCATCGGACCGCTCGGCGAGTACATCCGCGAGCAGCGCCGCAATGCCGAGTACTCCGTGCGGCAGCTGGCGCAGGCGGCGGGGGTGTCGAATCCCTACCTCAGTCAGATCGAGCGGGGGTTGCGCAAGCCCAGTGCGGAGATTCTGCAGCAGCTGGCCAAGGCGCTGCGGATATCGGCCGAGACGCTGTATGTGCGAGCCGGGTTGCTGGACGGCGGCGCCGACGTCGATGAGGACGCGGCGACCGACGGGCACGGCGTGCGTTCCGCTGTGGCGGACGATCCCTGGCTCAACGCGCGGCAGAAGCGCGCGCTGCTCGACATCTATGAGGCGTTCCGTATCGAGAGCGCCCGGGATGCGGCGGCGAGCGCACCGGACGACGAAGCCGCTAATCCTGACAAGTCTGGCAAGTCTGACAAGACCGACGAGACCATCCACGGCCCGGTGACGTCCGGGCCCACCGAGCAGTGAATCGAGAGGCACCCTCATGAACCTCGTGGACAACGCCCGCAAGACCGTGACGACCACGGTCTCCAACCCCAAGCCGCTCTACTTCGCCGCGGGTGTCGGCGACGCGGCCGTCTCCGCGCTCAAGGACGCCCCGGCTCTGCTGACCGAGGCCGGCAGCAAGGCAGGCGTGGTCGCGACTTCCGTGGCCGGCAAGGTGGCCGGGGTCGCCGAGACCGTCCAGTCGAAGATCGCGCTGGGCCAGCTGCAGGACGACGCCAAGGCGCTGCGCGAGCGCATCGCCGAGCCGGACCTGCGCGCCGCGCGCGAGAAGGCCCAGACCCTGCTGCTGATGCAGGTCGGCCGGGCGCTCGAAGTCGCGGGCAAGGCCGTGGAGACCTACGACGGCTACTCCGAGCGCGGCAAGGCGGTCGTGGACCGCGTGCGCGCCGGGCGGGTCACCGAGGTCGAGGTCGTCGCGGTGCAGGAGACCCGCGGCTCGGAGTCCGTGCGGGTCGAGTCGGTGATCGTGGTCGAGGACGACGAGCCGCAGACCGCCCCGAAGGCCGCTGCGAAGACCGAGGCGCCCAAGGCTGCGGCTCCGAAGACCGAGACGCCGAAGTCCGCCGACGCTCCGAAGGCTGAGGCGCCCAAGGCCAAGAACACGGCCGCCACCGCCACCGCCAAGAAGTCCGCGCCCCGCCGCTCCGGCACCGCCAACGGCACCGCCAAGAAGGCCACCGAGTCCTGAGCGCGTGACTGGGAACGAGCCCGCCGGTCGCGTACGTTGGACGTAACGACCGGTAACGACCGGCAGGCATCCCAGCCCCGTTATCAGAAGGAGGACGGCGACATGATCGGCTCCGCGCTGCGCGACGGACTCACCAGCTTTCTCGCCATCATCTCCCTGGCCGTCCTGGTCGGGCAGATCGTCGTCCTGGTCGACGCCGCGCTGCGGCGCGAGGACGCCTACCGCGCCGCCGGCAAGCTCACCAAGCCCGGCTGGCTGATCATCCTCACCGTGGCGATCGCCGCCAACATGCTGCTGGGCCTGCTGTTCACGATCATCGGCGTGGTCGTCGCGATGGTCTACTGGGTCGACGTCCGCCCGGCCCTGAAGGAAGTCTCCGGCAGCAAGCGCAAGACCGGCAGCAACCAGGGTCCCTACGGTCCCTGGTGAGGACCCTGACGCTGCCCTACGCCGGTCCGTCCGGCGCCGGGACCGTCGAATACACGCTCGCCGGGGGTCTCCCGCCGCCCGCCACCCTGTTCCTGCACGGCCTGGCCGGGTCCATCGAGGACACCCGGCCGCTGGCCTCCGGCGTGCCTGGCCGCAAGGTCTTCGCACACCTGCCCGGCCACGGCCGCTCCACCGGTCCGGACCCGCTGGGCTATGACACCCTCGCCGCCGCCGCGCTGGCCGTCGCCGATCACGAGCACGCCGACGCGGCGCTCGGCGTCTCGCTCGGCGCGGCGACGCTGCTGCGCCTGCTGAGCCGCACGCCCGACCGGTTCGAGCGCGTGGTGCTGTATCTGCCGGCCGTCGCCGACGTTCCCCGCCGCCCCGAAGCCATCGCACCGCATCGCGACCTCGCCGACCGCATGGCCGCGGCGGACGCCCCAGGGGTCGCCGACGCCCTGCTGCGCACTCAGCCTCTCGCGGTCCGCGACGCGGCGATCGCCCGCGACTGGGCCGAGCGCCGTGGGAAGGAACTCGTCGCCGAGGGCGGCGATCCTGAACGCTGGTTGCCGCTGGCCTCGGCTGTGCCGCTCGATCCGCACGGCTTGGAGCGGTTGCAGGACGTGCGGATCCCGGTGCTCGTCATCGCTCAGGAGGGCGATCCGGCGCACCCGGTCGAGGCGGCGCGGCGTGTCGCCTCCGTGCTCCCGACGGCGCGCTTGACGGTGTTCGACAAGGCTGGTGCGTTGTGGGGACACCGGGCCGAACTCCGGGCTCTCATCGCCGAATTCCTCGGCCCGGACGGGAACCTTCTTCGCTGATATACGTTCGGTAACACACCGGCCTCGACCTGCGATTTTATTTCTCAGGGTTTTCTCACAGGGGTCTCAGCGAATCCCTGGGGCGGCCGGGCCATAGTGGTCTCACCCCCGAAAAACCCGGGAGAGCCCGACTCCCGGACGGTGTGGCTGCTGACGAGACGGCCATGCTGGGCCCCGGTCCTTTGGGACCGGGGCGTCGGGTCAACTCGCAGGACCCCCTGGGATGTGGACCGGTGGGGACGCCGCTCGCGGCGTCAGGTGTGTGGTGTGGGATGCACGAAGAGTTGGACGCACGACAAGTAGGACGCAAGACAAGTAGGACGCAAGACCCGGACCGCCCGTCCGGCGAGGCCGCTCAGCCCTCCTCCCTGAGCCGCGGCCACGTCGGGCGGGCGGTCCGACGTCGTGGGCGCGTTCTTTGAGAGCGCCTGCTTAAGCTTGCCGAGCCCGCCGAGCGCCCGCCGGACTTTCCTCCGGTGTGGCCAAGTGCCCCCGCGTCAGCAGTTCCAGCGCCTCCAGCAGCACCGGCCGCATCTCCTCGGGCAGCGCGCCGATCGCGTCGGCGTGCACGCGGTCGACGATCTGCTGCGTCCGCTTCGCCATCTCGGCGCCGGCGTCCGTGACCGCGATGATGCGCGCGCGGCGGTCGGTCGCGGAGGGCCTGCGCTCGGCCAGGCCCGCCTTCTCCAGGGCGTCGACCGTCACCACCATCGTGGTCTTGTCCATGTCGCCGATCTCGGCGATCTGGATCTGCGTGCGCTCCTCCTCCAGGGCCTTGACCAGCACGCAGTGCATGCGGGCGGTCATGCCCACCTCGGCGAGCCCCGCGGCCATCTTGGTGCGCAGCACGTGGGAGGTGTGGTCCAGCAGGAACGACAGATCGGGCGCCGTGCTCGTCACGGCGTCGGTGCGCGCGGCGGGCGCCAGGGAGGTCATGCGGGCAGTCTACTCCGAGACAACTCCGGGAGAAGATCTTCCCGAAAAAGATTGTCTGCTTCAAAACCATCCGCTACGGTCAGTCCTATCGGCCCGGCGAGGTTCTGCCTCCGCGGCTCCCCGCGTCCTGTCCTCCAGGAGTGATCGCATGTCCTTCGAATCCCGAACTCCCAGCGCTCCGGGCGCTCCTCGCGCTCCCCGAACTCCCCGAACTCCCCGCCCCGCCGGGTCGCCGCGGCTCGCCCTCGCGGTGATCGCCGCCAGTGCCCTGATGGCGGTCCTGGACGGCAGCATCGTCACCGTCGCCATGCCCTCCATCCAGTCCCACCTCGGCTTCTCGCCCGCCGGCCTGAGCTGGGTGGTGAACGGCTACCAGCTCGCCTTCGGCGGCCTGCTCCTCCTCGCCGGCCGCCTCGGCGACCTGCTGGGCCGCAAGCGCGTGTTCCTGGCCGGCATCGCGCTGTTCCTCGCGGCCTCGGCCGTGGCCGGCGCCGCGACCTCGCCGGCGATGCTGGTCGCGGCCCGGTTCGCGCAGGGCGTCGGCGGCGCGGCGTCCTCGGCGGTGAGCCTGGGCATCCTGGTGACGCTGTTCACCGAGCCGCGCGAACGGGCCAAGGCGCTCGGCGTCTTCGCCTTCACCGGAGCCGCCGGCGCCTCGATCGGCCAAGTGCTCGGCGGGGTCCTGACCGACGCGCTGAGCTGGCACTGGATCTTCCTGATCAACATCCCGATCGGGCTGCTGACCCTCGCTGCCGCGGTCCGGGTGATCCCGACCGACCGAGGCCAGGGCTTGCGCGCCGGCGTGGACGTGAGCGGCGCGCTGCTGGTCACCGGCGGCCTGATGCTCGCCATCTACACCGTGGTCGGCACCGCGGACCACGGCTGGGGTTCGTCCCGCACGCTCGGGCTCGGAGCCCTGTCCGTCCTCCTGATCGCGGGCTTCTTCGTCCGCCAGGCCACCGCCGCCAACCCCCTGATGCCGCTGCGCATCCTGCGCTCGCCCGGCGTCGCCGCCGCGAACGTGGTGCAGATGCTGATGATCGCGGCGATGTTCGCCTTCCAGATCATCGTCGCCCTCTACATGCAGCGAGTCCTCGGCTACGACGCCACCGAGACCGGCCTGGCGATGCTCCCGGCGGCGGTGGCGATCGGCGGCGTGGCGCTGGGAGTGTCAGCCCGCCTGATCGCGAAGTTCGGCGCCCGCAGTGTCCTGATCACCGGTCTGGCGATGCTCACCGGCGCCCTCGCGCTGCTGCTGCGCATGCCGACGCACGCCAACTACGTCCGTGACCTACTCCCCACGATGCTGCTGATCGCCGGCGGCGGCCTGGCGATGCCCGCGACCGC
This window harbors:
- a CDS encoding GTP-binding protein — protein: MPTVNIGILAHVDAGKTSLTERLLFETGVIGRLGSVDAGTTQTDRGEIERRRGITIKSAVAAFAVGDLRVNLIDTPGHSDFVAEVERALGVLDGAVLVLSAVEGVQAHTRRLMKTLRRLRVPTLLFVNKVDRVGARHEELLADVRRLLTPDAVAVTAVTAVEGVGTKAARVYTAGFAGADAERLADHDDAILAALVDDRVPGEAELRAALARQTALGNAYPVYFGSAITGVGVAELVGGVRDLLPRAGGDADGETRGTVFAIERGRAGEKTAYVRLRDGVLRTRDRTAFGTVTALDVVGVPGAAEARPGDIAKVRGLAGIRVGDRFGSGAGAEDDEAAATAATAADFASPSLETVVRAADGDRTRLHAALVEMADQDPLIRTRALPGGESSVLLYGEVQKEVVAATLAEEYGVEALFAPSRTVYTERPSGVGEYSEDMNHDPSTRLRATLGFRVAPGAAASGRVFRYETELGALPPVYHRATEETVLRSLEQGLDGWEVTDVVVTMVHSGFCSVTSVAGDFRKLAPFVLMRALTAAGTEVFEPCHAFELDVPADTVSAVLSALIAAEAEIEVSEGGTAAWSLRGNLPARTVRDVEKTLPALTRGEAVWLSQAAGDRPVRSRPAPRERTDGNPAELEQYLRYLALEKA
- a CDS encoding phosphoglyceromutase yields the protein MTAEYRLILLRHGESEWNAKNLFTGWVDVNLNAKGEAEAVRGGELLREQDLLPDVVHTSVLRRAIRTANLSLEAADRHWIPVRRSWRLNERHYGALQGKDKAATLAEFGEEQFMLWRRSYDVPPPPLAKDDQYSQFEDPRYAGLPTELRPQTECLKDVVDRMLPYWYDAIVPDLRTGNTVLVAAHGNSLRALVKHLDGISDADIAALNIPTGIPLLYTLDADLRPTKTGGEYLDPEAAAASIEAVKNQGKK
- a CDS encoding type III secretion system chaperone family protein, with the protein product MGGDRESLKAAARTAVLEAVADAGVEYERPEEGTFVVKLPGEHKLWTTCSLVVGDHTLSLNAFVARRPDENHEGVYRWLLERNTRLGSLAFALDKLGDVYLVGRLPLGLITAGTVDQLLGEAVAASDSSFDQLLELGFASAIRREWEWRTSRGESLANLAAFRHLIERTPGTRDENGTEAPK
- the mshA gene encoding D-inositol-3-phosphate glycosyltransferase encodes the protein MESLPRRVALLSVHTSPLHQPGTGDAGGMNVYIVELSRRLADLGIEVEIFTRATTGALPPAVDLAPGVLVRHVTAGPYEGLSKEDLPGQLCAFTSGVLRTEAMHEPGYYDLIHSHYWLSGQVGWLAKERWGVPLIHSMHTLGKVKNAALALGDDPEPTARLVGEDQVVDAADRLIANTDQEASELVRLYGADPGRVSTVNPGVDLDRFRPGDKRAARESVGLPPDAAVLLFVGRIQPLKAPDVLLRAAAELIAREPERREKLVVAVVGGPSGSGLAEPTHLHRLARRLGIADVVRFVKPVDQTRLADWYRAADIAVVPSYSESFGLVAIEAQACGTPVVAARVGGLATAVADGRSGTLVAGHDPGDYATAVAGLLDAPHRLADFGENAVEHAARFGWSATAAATADVYSRSIEDLRALRYRELCAGQ
- a CDS encoding TetR/AcrR family transcriptional regulator; the encoded protein is MRGRLPARPLAEVADAAVRVFITKGFRSAGISDVAGELGLSHGAVYTYADSKQALLYLALLRVLDPEAAAELATPVVAPPMERIVEAVKTWTAARGGLGGVDALLAKAPAESAGPARDELAQVVDGLYGFIEDNSVPLKLFARCAEDLPELAAWYYVQTRRGLLEALGGYLRARIDAGVLRPVPDVPVAARFIVETIAWFAMHRHGDPDSAMLGDADCRRSVRDLVAASFAL
- a CDS encoding S53 family peptidase, which produces MAINLGGRCRVVRTVSSENGIKGASRRWVAVALVSGGALMAGSAPAPAQAQSVTVQVWLTPDLAGATAFADAVSTPGGAGYRHYLSPNAYTARFGPSAARIKAVTDWLTQQGLKQVRLSSGHDYLSATGAVTKLTVPSSLAADVLGVTGLGGSGSDAAASATPAIAAPTCAQFWGQHVQSFQPAYKGLTKGSLPICGYSAAQMRAAYGATSANTGKGVTVALTENASPTAMFTTLTDYAKANHLPAPRSDQFRKIESGSECGATPASSTRHTSADVAPSGPPVDDEAEMDSEAVYALAPDANQLMVVADGACGDEDQSLIDATLSVLLGEGARPSATIVSNSWQISLGMEPAPVMHAIDLRAAAEGVGMYFVSGDTPGLTMTGSDRYATVVGGTTLGVGAKGERVFETGWSDDSATLDGGKWDSEGVGGGGGGTSLDFGQPRYQKGVVPSSMAQVQVGGKTVDNRAVPDIAADGDPDTGMLIGFIQTGTDAEPGPYQTLPNAGTSLACPLVAALVADAEQGQGSAFGFINPLLYRLAGTPALHDVLPVSASAPQQDRAAFTPAADGSGPSLDVFGTTTPGAGQQVLAKGYDTITGLGTPNGSAFIDGLRKGSGR
- a CDS encoding helix-turn-helix domain-containing protein, whose protein sequence is MGALPIGPLGEYIREQRRNAEYSVRQLAQAAGVSNPYLSQIERGLRKPSAEILQQLAKALRISAETLYVRAGLLDGGADVDEDAATDGHGVRSAVADDPWLNARQKRALLDIYEAFRIESARDAAASAPDDEAANPDKSGKSDKTDETIHGPVTSGPTEQ
- a CDS encoding DUF2516 family protein: MIGSALRDGLTSFLAIISLAVLVGQIVVLVDAALRREDAYRAAGKLTKPGWLIILTVAIAANMLLGLLFTIIGVVVAMVYWVDVRPALKEVSGSKRKTGSNQGPYGPW